CAGCCGATTTCGGAGCGCGACCGCGAGATCGCCGAGGCTCTGGGCCCGGTGCTGGCCGAGCGTGGCCTGTTGCTGGTAGGATTGGATGTGATCGGCGATTTCCTGACCGAAGTGAACGTCACCAGCCCGACCTGCTTCCAGGAGATCACCGACCAGACCGGTTTCGACGTCGCAGCGATGTTCATCGACGCCGTCGAACGGAAGGTAACGGGAAACTAAACGATTATGGTAGGCATTCTGCTGATGACCCACGCACCGCTGGGTCAGGCATTCATCGCCGCGGTGGCGCATGTGTTCCGCGGCCCGACCGAGCGCTTCGAAGCGATCGACGTGACGGCGGACCAGGACACCGCGCAGGTCAATGAACTGGCGCGCCAGGCCATCTGCCGTCTCGACGACGGCGACGGCGTGCTGGTCATCACCGACATCAAGGGCGGCACGCCGTCCAACTGCTGCAACCGATTGGCCGAAGCGGGGCGGGTCGAAGTCATCGCAGGCATCAGCCTGCCGATGCTGCTGCGCGCGATCACCTATCGCCGCGACACCCTCGACGTGGTGGTCGAGATGGCGCTGGCCGGCGCGCAGAACGGCGCGGTCAGGGTGGACAACCGGATCCGGGTCGGCACCTAGCCGCCCACTCTATTAAAACGACAACATGATCCAACAAGAACTCGAGATTGTTAATAAACTGGGCCTGCATGCCCGCGCTTCCGCCAAGTTCACCCAGCTGGCCGCCAAATACCAGAGCGACGTCTGGCTGACCCGCAACGCGCGCCGCATCAATGCCAAGTCGATCATGGGCGTGATGATGCTGGCCGCCGGCAAGGGCGCCAAGGTCACGCTCGAGGCCGACGGACCGGACGAGGAAGCCTGCATCGCGGCGTTGACGGCACTGATCAACGATAAGTTCGGCGAAGGCGAATGATCACCTCGACGACTTTGTTCGAGGTGCTCTAATGCCTGATTCGCGCGGCAGTCGCTTCCAGGGACCCTCGATGGCATCGTTCACACTGCACGGCATTCCGGTCTCGCGCGGGATCTCGATCGGGCGCGCGCACCTGCTCACGCCGGCCGCGCTCGACGTCAAGCACTACCTGGTGCCGGAAGAGCAGGTCGAGGCCGAGGTCAAGCGCCTGCAGGACGCGTTCGCCGCGGTGCACCGCAACTTGCAGGAGCTGTGGACCGAGCTGCCCAAGGATGCGCCCACGGAACTGGGCGCGTTCATCGACGTGCACGTGCTGATCCTGTCCGATCCGATGATCTCGGAAGCGCCGCTCGACATCATCCGCAGCCGCCACTACAACGCCGAGTGGGCGCTGGTGACGCAGATCGACGAGCTGTCGGCGCAGTTCGACGAGATCGAAGACGAGTACCTGCGCGAGCGCAAGCAGGACATCCAGCAGGTCGCCGAGCGCGTGCTGAAAGTGCTGATGGGGACCGCGCTCACCACGCCGCCGGCGCCGCCGGTCGGCGAGGACCAGTACCAGCCGCAGATGATCGTGGTGGCCCACGACATCTCGCCGGCCGACATGCTGGCCTTCCGCGACCGCTCGTTCGTCGGCTTCGTGACCGACGTCGGCGGCCAGAATTCGCATACCGCCATCGTCGCGCGCAGCCTGGACATCCCGGCCGCGGTCGGCATGAGCCAGGCCTCGCGCCTGGTCGAGCAGGACGACTGGGTGATCGTCGACGGCGACGCCGGCGTCGTCATCTGCAACCCGAGCGCGCTGGTGCTGGACCAGTACCGCGCGCGCCAGGCCGCGCTGCTCAAGGCGAGAAAACGCCTGCTCAAGCTGAAGAAGACGCCGGCGGTCACCAAGGACGGCACGCCGATCACGCTGCTGGCCAACATCGAGCTGCCCGACGATTGCGGCCCGGCGCTGGACGCGGGCGCGGTCGGCGTCGGCCTGTTCCGCTCCGAATTCCTGTTCATGGGCCGCGGTGCCCAGGGCCTGCGCGTACCGGACGAGGACGAGCAGTTCGAGCAGTACCGCAAGGCCGTGCTGGCGATGAAGGGCCGGCCGGTGACGATCCGCACGCTCGACGTCGGCGCCGACAAGCCGCTCGACCAGACCGAGCACACCGCCCTGAATCCGGCGCTGGGCCTGCGCGCGATCCGCTACTGCCTGGCCGAGCCGCAGCTGTTCCTGACCCAGCTGCGCGCGATCCTGCGTGCCTCCGCATTCGGCAAGGTGCGCATCCTGATCCCGATGCTGGCGCACGCCTTCGAGATCGACCAGTCGCTGGCCATGATCGCCCAGGCCAAGCAGCAGCTGCGCGAGCAGAACGTCAAGTTCGACGAGGCGATCGAGGTCGGCGCCATGATCGAGATCCCGGCCGCGGCGCTGGCGCTGCCGATGTTCGTCAAGCGCATGGATTTCCTCTCGATCGGCACCAACGACCTGATCCAGTACACGCTGGCCATCGACCGCGTCGACTACGAGGTGGCGCACCTGTACAATCCGCTCCACCCCGCGGTGCTGAACCTGATCGCGATGACGATCGCCGCCGGCGCCAAGGCCGGCATCGACGTCGCCGTGTGCGGCGAGATGGCGGGCGACGTCAAGCTCACGCGCCTGCTGCTCGGCATGGGACTGCGCGAATTCTCGATGCACCCGGCCCAGCTGCTGGCGGTCAAGCAGGCGATCCTGTCGAGCGACCTGACGCTGCTGCAGCCGCGCACGCGCCGCATCCTGCGCGCGATGGAGCCGGCCGCCATCGCCGACGCCGTGGAGCAGCTGCAGTCCATTTAATAAGAGTCTCATGGGATCCATCGGAATCGTTTCACCCCAGGCGATGCATTTCGCCGAACCCTTGCGCCTGCAGAGCGGCGCGGCCATCGGCGACTACACGCTGATGTACGAAACCTACGGCACGCTGAACGCCGACAAATCGAACGCCGTCCTGATCTGCCACGCGCTGAATGCCTCGCACCACGTGGCCGGCCACTACGCCGACCAGCCCAAGAGCACCGGCTGGTGGGATAACATGGTCGGGCCGGGCAAGCCGGTCGACACCGACCGCTTCTTCGTCATCGGCATCAACAACCTCGGTTCCTGCTTCGGCTCGACCGGGCCGATGCACGTCAACCCGGCCAGCGGCAAGCCTTATGGCGCGGCGTTCCCGGTGGTGACGGTCGAGGACTGGGTCGCGGCCCAGGCGCGGCTGGCCGACCGGCTCGGCATCCAGCAGTTCGCCGCAGTGATGGGCGGCTCGCTGGGCGGCATGCAGGCGCTGGCCTGGAGCATCATGTTCCCCGAGCGCCTGCGCCACTGCATCGTGATCGCCTCGACGCCCAAGCTGTCGGCGCAGAACATCGCCTTCAACGACGTCGCGCGCCAGGCCATCCTGTCCGACCCGGACTACCGCGGCGGCGATTTCTACGAGCATGGCGTGGTGCCCAAGAATGGCCTGAAAGTGGCGCGCATGGTCGGCCACATCACCTATCTGTCGGACGACGACATGGCGGAGAAATTCGGCCGCAAGCTGCGCAACGAGGCCGAGGGGAACGACTACAAATTCGGCTTCGGCGTCGACTTCGAGATCGAATCCTATTTGCGCTACCAGGGCGACAAGTTTTCGGAATACTTTGACGCCAACACCTACCTCCTGATCACCAAGGCGCTCGACTACTTCGACCCGGCGCGCGAGCACGGCGGCAGCCTGGCCAAGGCGCTGCAAAGCACGCGCGCGCAGTACCTGATCGCCTCGTTCACCACCGACTGGCGCTTCTCGCCGGAGCGCAGCCGCGAGATCGTCGAGGCGCTGCTGGTCAACCGCCGCAAGGTCAGCTACGCCGAGATCGACGCGCCGCACGGCCACGACGCTTTCCTGCTGGAGGACGCGCGCTACATGAACATCGTGCGCGCCTATTACGAGCGCATCTGGAAGGAGGCTACATGAAATTCGAAGACCTGAGCACCCTGCGCCCCGACCTGGCCTTCATCGCGCACTGGGTGGAGCAGGGCGCGCACGTGCTGGACGTCGGCTGCGGCGACGGCGCCATGCTGCGCTACCTGGAGACGAGCAAGAACTGCAGCGGCTACGGCGTCGAGATCGCCGACGACAAGGTGCTGGAAAGTACCCGGCGCGGCATCAACGTGATCCAGCACGACATGGAGCAGGGCCTGGACCTGTTCGCCGACGACGCCTTCGACGTGGTGCTGAGCCTGTCCTCGCTGCAGATGATGCAGCATGTGGAAGCGCGCCTGCGCGACATCGTCCGCGTCGGCAAGGAAGCGATCGTGTCGTTCCCGAACTTCGCCTACTGGCCGCACCGCGCCGCGCTGCTGAAGGGCCGCATGCCGCTGTCGCGCTCGCTGCCTTACCAGTGGTTCGACACGCCCAACGTCCGTTACGCGACCATTTACGACTTCAAGGACCTGGCCGAGAAGTGCGGCCTGGAAGTGCTGGAGTACGTCGCGCTGGCCGAGGGCAGGGTGGTCAACTTCCTGCCCAACCTGCGCGGCAGCCTGGCGGTGTTCAGGTTGCGCAAGAAGGATCTCGTGCTCGCTTGATCGGCGGCGCCGGCTGGGCGATGATGCGCTCGACATTGACCGTAAAATGCGTGTCAATACGCATCGAGGAGGCGAGCATGAAAAGAATCCACTACAAGCGCCACGCGCTACGGCTGATGTTCCCGCTGGCGCTGCTCGGCGCGGCCAGCGCGGCGCCCGCATCGGCCCAGGAGCGGCCGCAGGGCCAGGTGGTCCAGGACGGCATCGCCGTCAAGCCGCTGCCCAAGGGCGGCGTGGCCGGCCTCTGGCGCGACCTGGCCGCGCCCGAGGAAGTCGTCAACCAGCAGTCGGCCCAGCAGTACCTGGCGCTGATGAGCCAGGCCAGGGACAAGGGCGTGCTGGCGCCAGGCAACGACCGCCAGCTCGCGCGCCTGCGCGCGATCGCCGACCGGCTGATCCCGCACACCGCGCGCTGGAACCCGGAGGCGCAGCGCTGGCAGTGGCAGGTCAACCTGCTCAGGTCGGAGCAGGTCAATGCCTTCTGCATGCCGGGCGGGCGCATCGCCTTCTTCACCGGCATCCTCGACAAGCTCAAGCTGACCGACGACGAGATCGCCGCGGTGATGGGCCACGAGATCGCGCATGCGCTGCGCGAGCACGGGCGCGAGCGCATGAGCAAGGCCACCGCCACCGGCCTGGCCAGCCAGCTCGGCGGGGCGGC
This genomic stretch from Massilia sp. 9096 harbors:
- a CDS encoding PTS sugar transporter subunit IIA, producing the protein MVGILLMTHAPLGQAFIAAVAHVFRGPTERFEAIDVTADQDTAQVNELARQAICRLDDGDGVLVITDIKGGTPSNCCNRLAEAGRVEVIAGISLPMLLRAITYRRDTLDVVVEMALAGAQNGAVRVDNRIRVGT
- a CDS encoding HPr family phosphocarrier protein: MIQQELEIVNKLGLHARASAKFTQLAAKYQSDVWLTRNARRINAKSIMGVMMLAAGKGAKVTLEADGPDEEACIAALTALINDKFGEGE
- the ptsP gene encoding phosphoenolpyruvate--protein phosphotransferase; this translates as MASFTLHGIPVSRGISIGRAHLLTPAALDVKHYLVPEEQVEAEVKRLQDAFAAVHRNLQELWTELPKDAPTELGAFIDVHVLILSDPMISEAPLDIIRSRHYNAEWALVTQIDELSAQFDEIEDEYLRERKQDIQQVAERVLKVLMGTALTTPPAPPVGEDQYQPQMIVVAHDISPADMLAFRDRSFVGFVTDVGGQNSHTAIVARSLDIPAAVGMSQASRLVEQDDWVIVDGDAGVVICNPSALVLDQYRARQAALLKARKRLLKLKKTPAVTKDGTPITLLANIELPDDCGPALDAGAVGVGLFRSEFLFMGRGAQGLRVPDEDEQFEQYRKAVLAMKGRPVTIRTLDVGADKPLDQTEHTALNPALGLRAIRYCLAEPQLFLTQLRAILRASAFGKVRILIPMLAHAFEIDQSLAMIAQAKQQLREQNVKFDEAIEVGAMIEIPAAALALPMFVKRMDFLSIGTNDLIQYTLAIDRVDYEVAHLYNPLHPAVLNLIAMTIAAGAKAGIDVAVCGEMAGDVKLTRLLLGMGLREFSMHPAQLLAVKQAILSSDLTLLQPRTRRILRAMEPAAIADAVEQLQSI
- a CDS encoding homoserine O-acetyltransferase, which codes for MHFAEPLRLQSGAAIGDYTLMYETYGTLNADKSNAVLICHALNASHHVAGHYADQPKSTGWWDNMVGPGKPVDTDRFFVIGINNLGSCFGSTGPMHVNPASGKPYGAAFPVVTVEDWVAAQARLADRLGIQQFAAVMGGSLGGMQALAWSIMFPERLRHCIVIASTPKLSAQNIAFNDVARQAILSDPDYRGGDFYEHGVVPKNGLKVARMVGHITYLSDDDMAEKFGRKLRNEAEGNDYKFGFGVDFEIESYLRYQGDKFSEYFDANTYLLITKALDYFDPAREHGGSLAKALQSTRAQYLIASFTTDWRFSPERSREIVEALLVNRRKVSYAEIDAPHGHDAFLLEDARYMNIVRAYYERIWKEAT
- the metW gene encoding methionine biosynthesis protein MetW, whose protein sequence is MKFEDLSTLRPDLAFIAHWVEQGAHVLDVGCGDGAMLRYLETSKNCSGYGVEIADDKVLESTRRGINVIQHDMEQGLDLFADDAFDVVLSLSSLQMMQHVEARLRDIVRVGKEAIVSFPNFAYWPHRAALLKGRMPLSRSLPYQWFDTPNVRYATIYDFKDLAEKCGLEVLEYVALAEGRVVNFLPNLRGSLAVFRLRKKDLVLA
- a CDS encoding M48 family metallopeptidase, with amino-acid sequence MKRIHYKRHALRLMFPLALLGAASAAPASAQERPQGQVVQDGIAVKPLPKGGVAGLWRDLAAPEEVVNQQSAQQYLALMSQARDKGVLAPGNDRQLARLRAIADRLIPHTARWNPEAQRWQWQVNLLRSEQVNAFCMPGGRIAFFTGILDKLKLTDDEIAAVMGHEIAHALREHGRERMSKATATGLASQLGGAALSAWLGVDVRGATHTAGQMLVLKFSRDEEREADLVGLDIAARAGYDPRAGLALWNKMAALDGRGAPPAIVSDHPGGPERLQQIGAHMNVLLPLYARAKNLPLERLPPYRTNLASR